A window of the Brassica napus cultivar Da-Ae chromosome A2, Da-Ae, whole genome shotgun sequence genome harbors these coding sequences:
- the LOC106402983 gene encoding bromodomain and WD repeat-containing protein 3-like isoform X3 codes for MVQKMQNIKRLRGHRNAVYCAILDRSGRYVITGSDDRLVKVWSMETAYCLASCRGHEGDITDLAVNSNNTFIASASNDCVIRVWRLPDGLPVSVLRGHIGAITAIAFSPRPGSPYQLLSSSDDGTCRIWDARGAQFAPRIYIPRPPSPDGKNNGPSSSDAQQSHQIFSCAFNASGSVFVTGSSDTLARVYSVWSASRISNDDPEQPNHEMDVLAGHENDVNYVQFSGCAAGSKFADYSKDDSVPKFKSSWFCHDNIVTCSRDGSAIIWIPRSRRSHGKSCRWTRAYHLKVPPPPMPPQPPRGGPRQRILPTPRGVNMIAWSLDNRFVLAAIMDCRICVWNASDGSLVHSLTGHTASTYVMDVHPFNPRIAMSAGYDGKTIVWDIWEGKPIHTYDISHFKLVDGKFSPDGTSIILSDDVGQLYVLSTGQGDSQKDAKYDQFFLGDYRPLIQDIYGNVLDQESQLPPYRRNMEDPLCDSAMIPYEEPYQTMFQKRRLGALGKEWRPSSLKLAIGPDITLDQDYQMPPLADLDLAEPMPEFVDVMEWEPEIDILSDGNDSEYNVPEEDSSGKEQECLNSLTSSESGSSSSEGDEDGGHQNSRRRSKRRKHKTGAEIMTSSGRRFRKRNFDELEGATNKNKRTRKSRSGRKKSKRKSSKSKSSRPRRAAAQNALSWFSKITGTSKDAEEEEDISELSESSESESTTEDSGTGDSELDVALVNGHDKQSKGKDILVCDSDNGAQQCDVSETQPAERRRLVVRFPVKSSDKLSLLENLPGTSSYAPTPTLGNGCAEDSRVSGNFEVSTNHLDASKVKWGMVKARTSKRMRTESMSSHGLMGSEPDGEENNLSKEADHHDNGVTAPNCLELRTDIDGIAVDTDTVISNGLPNGEERCLRVDGSPSRVADEGASNCSQDVTGRLHDLKDSLPPISRTLRIRSKRVSRAPDTSLKQEVKSSSINQENGGSDALNDGSANTKLDLALDNQKDGLVGTELPLTNDCVHESKPLTSDPVSVDVPVSHPKRMFDYVYRRKKSRKQENNSDRGATLTQETSPGSCSQDQSSGANTHEGVPNGLHETESNGLEKPESSLTHIRDKLSDSHGNQNSQEECISTSGATLRSRSTRNRKSTYPFSESKPVETKKLQQSIEKVSWLTLSTHEEGSRYIPQKGDEVAYLRQGHQEYLNFSSLREVAPWTSIKAGNIKAVEICKVESLEYATLPGSGDSCCKMILKVIDPNSEVFDKTFKLTLPEVVSFPDFLVERSRYEAAIQRNWTFRDKCKVWWRDEGEEDGNWWEGRILAVKAKSPDFPDSPWERYTVRYKNDPTETHLHSPWELFDADTKWEQPHMDDEKRNRLLLALTKLETSDKRTKDSYGLQKLKQTVGSSSYTNRFPVPLSIEVIRSRLENNYYRSVEALRHDVEVMLSNAETFFGRNKSVAAKISRLSKWFDRTLPSL; via the exons ATGGTACAAAAGATGCAGAACATCAAGAGGCTACGTGGGCACAGAAATGCTGTGTACTGTG CTATACTTGACCGCTCAGGAAGGTATGTAATCACTGGTTCAGATGATCGCCTTGTAAAAGTATGGTCAATGGAAACTGCATACTGCCTGGCCAGCTGTCGAGGGCATGAA GGTGACATAACTGATCTTGCTGTGAATTCGAACAACACTTTCATAGCATCCGCTTCAAATGATTGTGTGATCCGTGTT TGGAGATTGCCAGATGGGTTACCAGTTTCGGTACTTCGTGGACATATTGGAGCTATTACTGCTATTGCATTTAGTCCCAGACCTGGATCCCCGTACCAACTTCTTTC ATCGTCGGATGATGGTACATGCAGGATATGGGATGCTCGGGGTGCCCAATTTGCTCCGCGGATATATATCCCTAGGCCTCCTAGTCCTGATG GGAAGAACAATGGCCCTTCTTCTAGTGACGCTCAGCAGAGTCACCAAATTTTTTCCTGCGCATTCAATGCCAGTGGATCTGTCTTTGTCACTGGTAGCTCTGACACTCTTGCCAGAGTATACTCG GTTTGGAGTGCTAGTAGGATCAGTAATGATGACCCAGAGCAGCCAAATCATGAGATGGATGTTTTGGCTGGACATGAGAATGATGTTAATTATGTTCAGTTCAG TGGTTGTGCTGCAGGATCTAAATTTGCCGACTACTCAAAAGACGATAGTGTTCCAAAATTTAAGAGCTCCTG GTTCTGTCATGATAACATAGTTACATGCTCTCGTGATGGTAGTGCAATCATTTGGATCCCAAGATCTCGGAGATCACAT GGAAAAAGCTGCCGATGGACACGAGCATATCATCTCAAGGTTCCACCTCCGCCCATGCCTCCTCAACCCCCTAGAGGTGGGCCACGTCAAAGGATCCTGCCTACTCCCCGTGGGGTTAACATGATTGCTTGGAGTCTGGAtaatcgttttgttcttgccGCTATCATGG ATTGTAGAATATGCGTGTGGAATGCCTCTGATGGTAGCTTGGTACATTCTTTAACTGGCCATACAGCATCT ACATATGTTATGGACGTCCATCCTTTCAATCCTCGGATAGCTATGAGTGCTGGCTATGATGGAAAAACAATAGTGTGGGAT ATATGGGAAGGAAAACCTATCCACACATACGATATTTCACACTTCAAGTTGGTCGATGGGAAGTTTTCACC AGATGGAACGTCAATAATACTTTCAGATGATGTAGGGCAACTGTACGTATTAAGCACAGGCCAAGGGGATTCTCAAAAGGACGCTAAATATGATCAG TTTTTCCTGGGGGATTACCGGCCATTAATTCAGGACATATATGGGAATGTCCTTGACCAG GAATCTCAGCTTCCACCTTATCGCCGAAATATGGAGGACCCTCTTTGTGATTCAG CGATGATTCCATATGAAGAGCCATATCAGACCATGTTTCAGAAACGGCGACTTGGCGCCTTAGGCAAAGAATGGCGACCATCTTCTTTAAAGCTTGCTATAGGGCCAGATATCACTTTAGATCAAGATTACCAAATGCCACCTTTGGCAGATCTAGACTTAGCTGAGCCGATGCCAGAATTTGTAGATGTGATGGAGTGGGAACCAGAAATCGATATCTTAAGCGATGGAAATGACTCCGAATACAATGTGCCAGAAGAGGATTCGTCTGGAAAAGAGCAAGAATGTTTAAATTCTTTAACTTCTAGCGAGTCAGGTTCCAGTTCTAGTGAAGGCGATGAGGATGGTGGTCATCAGAATAGCCGTAGAAGATCCAAAAGGAGAAAACATAAAACAGGA GCTGAGATCATGACTTCTTCGGGTAGGCGTTTTAGAAAGAGAAACTTTGATGAGCTTGAAGGTGCTACAAACAAGAACAAACGTACCAGGAAATCTAGGAGTGGTCGTAAAAAATCCAAAAGGAAATCTTCAAAATCTAAATCGTCCAGACCTAGGCGAGCGGCTGCACAAAATGCACTCTCTTGGTTTTCTAAGATTACAGGTACATCTAAAGAtgcagaagaggaagaagatatcTCTGAATTGAGTGAGTCATCAGAAAGTGAATCGACAACAGAGGATTCAGGCACTGGGGATAGTGAACTTGATGTCGCTTTGGTAAATGGGCATGACAAGCAATCAAAGGGGAAAGATATTCTCGTATGTGATTCAGACAATGGGGCTCAACAGTGTGATGTTAGCGAAACTCAACCTGCTGAACGAAGGAGATTGGTTGTTAGGTTTCCTGTTAAGAGTTCAGATAAGCTTTCCTTGCTGGAGAACCTACCTGGAACATCTTCCTATGCTCCAACTCCAACTTTAGGGAATGGCTGTGCTGAAGACTCAAGGGTTTCTGGGAACTTTGAAGTTTCCACAAATCACTTAGATGCAAGCAAAGTAAAATGGGGAATGGTTAAGGCTCGTACATCAAAGCGAATGAGAACTGAATCAATGTCATCGCATGGACTTATGGGCTCTGAGCCAGATGGAGAAGAAAATAATCTTAGCAAAGAGGCAGATCACCATGATAATGGTGTTACAGCACCTAATTGTTTGGAATTAAGAACAGATATCGATGGAATTGCAGTTGACACTGACACGGTGATTTCTAATGGTTTGCCAAATGGTGAAGAACGATGCCTAAGAGTGGATGGGTCGCCAAGTCGAGTGGCTGATGAGGGTGCCTCTAACTGTTCTCAGGATGTAACAGGTCGCTTGCATGATCTAAAAGATAGCCTTCCACCTATCTCTAGGACGTTGAGGATACGCTCCAAGAGGGTTTCAAGGGCTCCTGATACATCTTTGAAGCAAGAAGTAAAATCTTCATCTATAAATCAAGAGAATGGTGGCTCTGACGCGTTAAATGATGGTTCTGCAAACACTAAATTGGATTTGGCATTGGACAACCAAAAGGATGGTTTGGTTGGAACAGAGCTACCTCTGACAAATGATTGTGTGCATGAATCAAAACCGCTGACCAGTGACCCTGTCTCAGTTGATGTTCCTGTGTCACATCCTAAACGGATGTTTGATTATGTCTATAGACGAAAGAAGTCACGAAAGCAGGAGAATAACTCAGACCGGGGTGCTACTCTGACTCAAGAAACAAGTCCAGGTTCGTGTAGTCAGGATCAAAGTAGTGGTGCTAATACCCACGAAGGTGTCCCTAATGGGCTCCATGAGACCGAGTCAAATGGTTTGGAGAAGCCGGAAAGCAGTTTGACACACATCCGAGATAAACTAAGTGATTCACATGGAAACCAAAACTCTCAAGAAGAATGTATATCAACTTCTGGGGCAACACTTCGGTCGAGATCCACAAGGAATAGAAAGTCTACTTATCCTTTTAGTGAAAGTAAACCTGTTGAGACAAAGAAGCTTCAGCAGTCGATAGAAAAGGTATCTTGGTTAACATTATCGACACATGAAGAGGGTTCTCGTTATATCCCACAAAAGGGAGATGAGGTTGCTTATTTGCGACAG GGGCATCAAGAATACTTGAACTTCAGCTCCCTGAGGGAAGTGGCTCCTTGGACTTCAATAAAGGCAGGAAATATAAAGGCGGTGGAGATTTGTAAAGTGGAAAGTCTCGAATACGCAACACTACCTGGTTCTGGGGATAGCTGCTGCAAAATGATACTTAAAGTCATCGACCCCAACTCCGAAGTATTCGACAAAACTTTCAAGCTGACATTGCCTGAGGTGGTGAGCTTTCCAGATTTTCTCGTGGAAAGGAGTCGGTATGAAGCAGCGATACAGAGGAACTGGACTTTCAGGGATAAGTGTAAGGTTTGGTGGAGAGACGAAGGCGAAGAAGATGGTAATTGGTGGGAAGGACGGATTCTAGCTGTGAAGGCCAAGTCACCTGATTTTCCTGATAGTCCGTGGGAGAGGTACACAGTTAGATACAAGAATGATCCGACTGAGACGCATCTTCACAGTCCGTGGGAGCTTTTTGATGCTGATACCAAGTGGGAGCAGCCTCACATGGATGATGAGAAACGAAACCGTCTGCTCTTGGCCTTAACAAAGTTGGAGACTTCTGATAAAAGAACCAAG GATTCTTATGGCCTGCAAAAACTGAAGCAGACCGTGGGAAGTTCGAGCTACACCAACAG GTTCCCAGTTCCTTTGTCGATTGAAGTAATCAGATCAAGGCTTGAGAACAACTATTACCGGAGTGTGGAAGCATTAAGACACGACGTAGAAGTTATGTTGTCCAATGCGGAAACTTTCTTTGGTCGAAATAAAAGCGTAGCAGCCAAAATCTCGCGTCTCTCTAAATGGTTCGACCGCACGCTACCTTCTTTGTAG